One part of the Corynebacterium sp. CNCTC7651 genome encodes these proteins:
- a CDS encoding transposase, with translation MSYPLAVRERAVELYGKGLEPQQVRARLREEGVDPVPSAASIWRWAVDAEHGVEVDHRRRSPSEIAAAVRAALTSPGSLREMSRQVGVSPATLSIWVRSFAPEEETRRGMSPEQLEQATLWRVEQHKRRPRKSASPQASKPSSAKAAKIASEQHVTQLDDAALPDDPEELKAMLRHERFLRLADRALFEAAMESEGKAPARRRSTAWSSLKLFSDSGRTDIK, from the coding sequence ATGAGTTATCCGTTGGCGGTTCGTGAGCGTGCCGTCGAGCTTTACGGCAAGGGTCTAGAGCCGCAGCAGGTACGCGCCCGTTTGCGTGAGGAAGGTGTCGATCCTGTTCCCTCGGCGGCGTCGATTTGGCGGTGGGCAGTTGATGCTGAGCACGGTGTTGAGGTGGATCATCGCCGGCGCAGCCCGAGTGAGATCGCCGCAGCGGTGCGGGCGGCATTGACCTCACCGGGGTCGCTGCGGGAGATGAGCCGGCAAGTTGGTGTGTCGCCGGCTACGTTGTCGATTTGGGTCCGCAGTTTCGCTCCTGAAGAAGAGACGCGGCGTGGGATGAGCCCTGAGCAGCTAGAGCAGGCGACACTGTGGCGTGTGGAACAACATAAACGCCGCCCGCGCAAAAGCGCATCGCCGCAAGCTTCCAAGCCGTCTAGCGCTAAGGCTGCCAAGATTGCCAGTGAGCAGCACGTGACGCAGCTCGATGATGCTGCGTTGCCGGATGATCCCGAAGAGCTTAAAGCGATGTTGCGCCACGAGCGGTTTTTACGGCTTGCGGATAGGGCCTTGTTCGAGGCTGCGATGGAGTCGGAGGGAAAAGCCCCAGCCCGGAGACGTTCGACAGCGTGGTCGTCGCTCAAGCTGTTCAGCGACTCCGGGCGCACGGATATCAAGTGA
- the dcd gene encoding dCTP deaminase, producing the protein MLLSDHDIRAAIDSGQLGIDPFDPTLIQPSSIDVRMDNLFRVFNNSKYTHIDPKLEMPDLTTLVEVPEEEPFVLHPGEFVLASTLEKFTLPADLAGRLEGKSSLGRLGLLTHSTAGFIDPGFSGHITLELSNVANLPITLWPGMKVGQLALFRMTSPAQTPYGSSALGSKYQGQRGPTPSKAYLNFR; encoded by the coding sequence GTGCTGCTCTCCGATCATGACATTCGCGCCGCCATCGATTCCGGCCAGCTGGGGATCGACCCGTTCGACCCCACTCTGATCCAGCCGAGTTCCATCGACGTGCGCATGGATAACCTCTTCCGCGTTTTCAACAACTCGAAGTACACGCACATCGACCCGAAGCTGGAGATGCCGGACCTGACCACGCTCGTGGAGGTCCCGGAGGAAGAGCCGTTTGTGCTCCACCCGGGTGAGTTTGTCCTCGCGTCAACGTTGGAGAAGTTCACGCTGCCCGCGGACCTCGCCGGCCGCCTCGAGGGCAAGTCCAGTCTGGGTCGTCTCGGCTTGCTCACGCACTCCACCGCTGGATTCATTGACCCGGGCTTCTCGGGGCACATCACGCTGGAGCTATCGAACGTCGCAAATCTGCCCATCACTCTGTGGCCGGGGATGAAGGTGGGGCAGCTCGCGCTGTTCCGCATGACATCGCCTGCCCAGACGCCGTACGGTTCCTCTGCGCTCGGCTCGAAGTACCAGGGCCAGCGCGGCCCCACGCCCTCGAAGGCGTACCTCAATTTTCGGTAA